A part of Streptomyces sp. NBC_01497 genomic DNA contains:
- a CDS encoding EamA family transporter — MSRGRSGPGGGTPERSYGALGLVLSGCVSVQFGGALAVSLMPRAGVLGIVALRLVLAALVLLVVCRPALRAHSRADWVTVLVFGTVMAAMNGFFYEAVDRIPLGAGVTLEVLGPLALSVIASRRLINFVWAGCALAGVFLLSGLGGGGIGGLDPVGVAFGLAAAVMWATYILFSARTGRRFPQADGLALAMAFGALLALPFGIVDSGPAMLAPSTVGLALGVAVMSSVLPYTFELLALRRLPAATFAVLMSLEPAIAATAGFLILDQAVTAVDAVAIALVIGASIGAIRTQFKALGN, encoded by the coding sequence GTGTCGCGAGGCCGCTCCGGTCCGGGCGGCGGCACGCCCGAGCGGTCCTACGGCGCGCTCGGGCTGGTGCTGTCGGGCTGTGTGTCCGTGCAGTTCGGCGGTGCTCTCGCGGTGTCGCTGATGCCGCGCGCGGGCGTGCTCGGCATCGTCGCCCTGCGTCTGGTGCTCGCCGCTCTCGTGCTGCTCGTCGTCTGCCGGCCCGCACTGCGCGCTCACTCGCGTGCCGACTGGGTCACCGTCCTCGTCTTCGGCACGGTCATGGCCGCCATGAACGGCTTCTTCTACGAGGCCGTCGACCGCATCCCCCTCGGCGCCGGCGTGACCCTGGAGGTGCTGGGCCCCCTCGCGCTGTCCGTGATCGCCTCCCGGCGGCTCATCAACTTCGTGTGGGCCGGCTGTGCGCTCGCCGGTGTCTTCCTGCTGAGCGGGCTCGGGGGCGGTGGCATCGGCGGACTCGACCCGGTCGGGGTCGCGTTCGGGCTGGCGGCCGCCGTCATGTGGGCCACGTACATCCTCTTCAGCGCGCGTACCGGCCGCCGCTTCCCGCAGGCGGACGGACTCGCCCTCGCGATGGCGTTCGGCGCGCTCCTCGCGCTGCCGTTCGGCATCGTGGACAGCGGTCCCGCCATGCTCGCGCCGTCCACCGTCGGACTCGCCCTCGGCGTCGCCGTGATGTCGTCCGTTCTGCCGTACACCTTCGAACTGCTCGCGCTGCGGCGCCTGCCGGCCGCCACCTTCGCCGTCCTGATGAGCCTCGAACCGGCCATCGCGGCGACCGCCGGGTTCCTCATCCTCGACCAGGCGGTGACGGCGGTGGACGCGGTCGCGATCGCCCTGGTGATCGGCGCCAGCATCGGCGCCATCCGCACCCAGTTCAAGGCGCTCGGCAACTAG